Proteins encoded within one genomic window of Ailuropoda melanoleuca isolate Jingjing chromosome 16, ASM200744v2, whole genome shotgun sequence:
- the LOC100474557 gene encoding olfactory receptor 1S1: protein MHQENRTTISGFLLLGLSNQAEQQKLLFVLFLSMYLVTVVGNGLIILAIGLDSYLHTPMYLFLANLSVADISSISTSVPKMLMNIQTKTQSISYESCITQMYFSIVFVVIDNFLLGVMAYDRFVAICHPLNYVTVMQPRLCVLLTVVPWVLSNTVALTHTLLLLPLLFCDSNTLPHFFCDLAPLLKLSCSDTRINELVLFIVGSSVVTFPFALILFSYVCIVRAVLRISSTEGKRKAFSTCGSHLTVVLLFYGAIVGVYFFPSSTHPDDRDKIGAVLFTVVTPMMSPFIYSLRNKDVKGALRKLISRKRFLPSRC from the coding sequence ATGCATCAAGAAAATCGAACCACCATCTCTGGAttcctccttctgggactctcCAACCAGGCTGAGCAGCAGAAGCTCCTCTTTGTGCTTTTCCTGAGTATGTACCTGGTCACTGTGGTTGGGAATGGGCTCATCATTCTGGCCATCGGCTTGGATTCTTACCTTCACACCCCCATGTATCTCTTCCTTGCCAATCTGTCCGTTGCTGATATTTCCTCCATATCCACCTCGGTCCCCAAGATGCTGATGAATATTCAGACCAAGACTCAATCCATCTCCTATGAGAGCTGCATCACCCAGATGTACTTTTCTATCGTCTTTGTTGTTATTGACAATTTCCTCTTGGGAGTCATGGCCTATGACCGTTTTGTGGCTATCTGCCACCCTCTGAACTATGTGACCGTCATGCAACCCAGGCTCTGCGTTTTGCTCACAGTCGTTCCGTGGGTTCTCAGTAACACCGTTGCCCTAACACAcacccttctgctcctcccattGCTCTTCTGTGACAGCAACACTCTCCCACACTTCTTCTGTGACTTGGCTCCTCTGCTCAAGCTGTCCTGCTCAGACACAAGGATCAATGAACTCGTGTTGTTTATCGTGGGCTCATCAGTTGTCACCTTCCCCTTTGCCCTCATCCTCTTCTCCTACGTCTGCATTGTCAGGGCTGTCCTGAGAATCTCATCCACGGAGGGAAAGCGgaaagccttctccacctgcgGATCCCACCTGACAGTTGTATTACTCTTCTATGGGGCCATTGTGGGGGTTTACTTCTTCCCCTCATCCACTCACCCCGATGACAGAGATAAGATTGGTGCAGTGCTATTCACTGTGGTGACACCCATGATGAGCCCCTTCATCTATAGCCTGAGGAATAAGGACGTGAAAGGTGCCCTAAGGAAGCTCATCAGTAGGAAACGGTTCCTCCCTTCGAGGTGCTGA